In a genomic window of Venatoribacter cucullus:
- the argF gene encoding ornithine carbamoyltransferase: protein MRHFLTLMDFSADELNWVIERAIELKQMHKRGDIYEPLRNRVLGMVFEKASTRTRVSFEAGMAQLGGHAIFLSPRDTQLGRGEPIEDSARVLSRMVDVVMIRTFKHDMIERFAAHSAVPVINALTDDYHPCQLLADMQTFREHRGSIKGKTVVWIGDGNNMCHSYINAAMQFDFQLRIASPEGFEPDPALVAEAGDRVTLLRDPQKAVKGAHLIATDVWASMGQESEREERIRHFRPYQVSPALLDMADKEVVFMHCLPAHRGEEVSHDLLDDPRCIAWDEAENRLHAQKALLEFLLCQED from the coding sequence GTGAGACACTTTTTAACCTTAATGGATTTTTCTGCCGATGAGCTCAACTGGGTGATCGAACGCGCCATTGAGCTGAAGCAGATGCACAAACGTGGCGATATTTACGAACCGCTGCGCAACCGGGTATTGGGTATGGTGTTTGAAAAAGCCTCAACCCGCACCCGCGTATCCTTTGAAGCCGGCATGGCGCAACTCGGCGGCCATGCCATCTTCTTATCGCCTCGCGATACCCAGCTGGGCCGGGGCGAACCCATCGAAGACAGTGCGCGGGTGTTATCGCGCATGGTTGATGTGGTGATGATCCGTACCTTCAAGCATGACATGATTGAGCGCTTTGCAGCCCATTCTGCCGTGCCGGTTATTAACGCCTTAACCGACGATTACCATCCCTGCCAGCTGCTGGCCGATATGCAGACGTTCCGTGAGCACCGCGGTTCCATCAAAGGCAAAACCGTGGTCTGGATCGGTGATGGCAATAATATGTGCCATTCCTATATCAACGCCGCCATGCAATTTGATTTCCAGCTGCGTATTGCCAGCCCGGAAGGCTTTGAACCCGATCCGGCTCTGGTTGCGGAAGCCGGCGACCGGGTAACACTGCTGCGTGATCCGCAGAAAGCCGTGAAAGGTGCGCATCTGATTGCGACCGATGTCTGGGCCTCCATGGGCCAGGAAAGCGAACGGGAAGAACGTATCCGTCATTTCCGCCCGTATCAGGTATCACCGGCGCTGCTCGATATGGCCGACAAAGAAGTGGTGTTTATGCACTGTCTGCCGGCCCACCGGGGTGAAGAAGTCAGCCACGATCTGCTCGATGATCCGCGCTGCATCGCCTGGGATGAAGCCGAAAACCGGCTGCACGCCCAAAAAGCCCTGCTTGAGTTCCTGCTTTGTCAGGAAGACTGA
- a CDS encoding GGDEF domain-containing protein — protein MTSLQRDILRRHGLASICALLFNLLFILSYHWQSPDPRPDALYGMSLLYWLVQLGMLFWVVDGRSRHYRDPSMSLTFLAWGITFISASLAVAPENRTLVLMTYLTIMPYGIFRLTWKGFVLLALYTVLTYSMVMLLLHWQQPEVWLRSKELLVALTLLLSLLTYAVLGREVAVLRAAYRRKNQELRRAMQRIEELAVTDELTSLYNRRYLLQMLEQQQALANREGLPFALAFIDIDHFKPINDQYGHSAGDQVLAELAKLLQQSVRQVDVVARYGGEEFVLLLNGQTLEAAKHSLQRICQQVRNQRFSAWNLPLTVSVGVTEYCYGEDSDSVLNRADMLLYEAKGNGRNRIVAGLAPVQLTLDEQSEALACSAEAAGAAGQSS, from the coding sequence ATGACATCACTGCAGCGGGATATACTCCGTCGTCACGGACTGGCCAGTATTTGTGCTTTGTTGTTCAACCTGTTGTTTATTCTCAGCTATCACTGGCAAAGCCCTGATCCCCGGCCGGATGCCCTGTACGGCATGAGCCTGTTGTACTGGCTGGTACAGCTGGGGATGTTGTTCTGGGTGGTGGACGGGCGCAGCCGGCATTACCGTGACCCCAGTATGAGCCTGACCTTTCTGGCCTGGGGCATTACCTTTATATCCGCCTCGCTGGCGGTGGCGCCGGAAAACCGTACCCTGGTGCTGATGACCTACCTGACGATTATGCCGTACGGTATTTTCCGGCTGACCTGGAAAGGTTTTGTTCTGCTTGCTTTGTATACCGTGCTGACCTACAGCATGGTCATGCTGCTGTTGCACTGGCAGCAGCCCGAGGTCTGGCTGCGGTCGAAGGAACTGCTGGTGGCGCTGACCCTGCTCCTGAGCCTGTTAACCTATGCCGTGCTGGGCCGTGAAGTCGCCGTATTACGGGCCGCCTACCGGCGCAAAAATCAGGAACTGCGCCGCGCCATGCAGCGTATTGAGGAGCTGGCTGTAACGGATGAACTGACCAGCCTGTACAACCGCCGCTATTTATTGCAGATGCTGGAGCAGCAGCAGGCACTGGCGAACCGGGAAGGATTGCCGTTTGCGCTGGCGTTTATTGATATCGACCACTTCAAGCCAATCAATGACCAGTACGGCCACAGTGCCGGTGATCAGGTGCTGGCAGAACTGGCCAAACTGTTACAGCAGTCGGTACGGCAGGTGGACGTGGTGGCGCGTTATGGTGGCGAAGAATTTGTTCTGCTGCTGAATGGCCAGACGCTGGAGGCAGCGAAGCACAGTCTGCAGCGGATTTGTCAGCAGGTGCGCAATCAGCGTTTTTCAGCCTGGAATTTGCCGCTGACGGTTTCGGTTGGCGTCACGGAATACTGTTACGGTGAGGATTCTGACAGCGTGCTTAACCGTGCCGATATGTTGCTGTATGAAGCCAAGGGGAATGGACGTAACCGAATTGTTGCTGGCCTGGCACCGGTGCAATTAACACTGGATGAACAGTCGGAGGCGCTGGCCTGCAGCGCAGAGGCTGCAGGCGCGGCGGGTCAGTCTTCCTGA